Proteins from one Cicer arietinum cultivar CDC Frontier isolate Library 1 chromosome 3, Cicar.CDCFrontier_v2.0, whole genome shotgun sequence genomic window:
- the LOC101489502 gene encoding LOW QUALITY PROTEIN: steroid 5-alpha-reductase DET2-like (The sequence of the model RefSeq protein was modified relative to this genomic sequence to represent the inferred CDS: deleted 1 base in 1 codon), whose amino-acid sequence MILEDESLFNYALITLYLIAPPTFISLHFLQAPYGKHHRPGWGPNLPPYLAWFLMESPTLCFTLYLFPFGNNSSNPKSILLITPFLFHYFNRTCVYPLRLFFTATKNTFGFPFSIALIAFLFNLLNSYVQARWVSHYKNYDGDGLCFWLVFFCGVLVFFCGMGINVWSDNELLRLKSKGKGYVVPKGGLFEVVSCPNYFGEILEWFGWALMTWSWAGLGFFVYTFANLGPRARANHKWYLEKFGEDYPKKRIAVIPYLY is encoded by the exons ATGATCTTAGAAGACGAATCTCTATTCAACTATGCTCTCATTACTCTCTACCTCATAGCTCCACCAACCTTCATCTCC TTACATTTCCTCCAAGCCCCTTATGGCAAACACCATAGACCAGGTTGGGGTCCAAATCTCCCACCATACCTCGCTTGGTTCCTAATGGAAAGTCCCACACTTTGCTTCACCCTTTATCTTTTTCCATTTGGTAACAACTCTTCCAATCCCAAATCAATTCTCTTGATTACTCCTTTTCTATTTCATTACTTCAACCGCACTTGTGTTTATCCACTGAGATTGTTCTTCACAGCAACGAAAAATACATTTGGGTTCCCTTTTAGTATTGCCCTAATTGcttttttgttcaatttgttGAATTCTTATGTTCAAGCTAGATGGGTCTCTCACTACAAGAATTATGATGGTGATGGGTTGTGTTTTTGGTTGGTGTTTTTTTGTGGGGTTTTGGTGTTTTTTTGTGGGATGGGGATTAATGTTTGGTCTGATAATGAATTGTTGAGGTTGAAAAGCAAAGGTAAAGGGTATGTTGTGCCTAAAGGAGGGTTGTTTGAGGTTGTGAGTTGTCCTAATTACTTTGGGGAAATTTTGGAGTGGTTTGGTTGGGCTTTGATGACTTGGTCTTGGGCTGGTTTGGGCTTTTTTGTTTACACTTTTGCTAATTTGGGGCCTAGGGCACGTGCTAATCATAAGTGGTATTTGGAGAAATTTGGAGAGGATTATCCTAAGAAAAGGATAGCTGTTATTCCTTACttgtattga